In Nocardia sputorum, a single genomic region encodes these proteins:
- a CDS encoding DUF3263 domain-containing protein — protein sequence MDGAAARNLSESQDGLSASEEVTTGHAAAGQADDAGLSRRELDILAFERQWWKYAGAKEEAIRELFAMSPTRYYQVLNAVVDRPEALAADPMLVKRLRRLRASRQKARAARRLGFQV from the coding sequence ATGGACGGCGCAGCGGCACGGAATCTTTCCGAGAGCCAGGACGGCCTTTCCGCGAGCGAAGAGGTCACGACGGGACACGCCGCGGCCGGACAGGCCGACGACGCCGGACTGAGCCGCCGCGAACTCGACATCCTGGCCTTCGAGCGCCAGTGGTGGAAGTACGCGGGCGCGAAGGAAGAGGCGATCCGCGAGCTGTTCGCCATGTCACCGACGCGGTACTACCAGGTGCTGAACGCGGTGGTCGACCGGCCCGAGGCGCTGGCCGCCGATCCGATGCTGGTGAAGCGGCTGCGCAGGCTGCGCGCGAGCAGGCAGAAGGCGCGTGCGGCGCGCCGGCTGGGATTCCAGGTCTGA
- a CDS encoding Na+/H+ antiporter subunit D: MSLSPGLLPVLAPLPVLVPLLGAAATLVFGRRPRIQSVVIVGALTGVVVICGLLLFLADRDGTTALQVGDWAAPIGITLVVDRLSAAMLLVSSIVLLSVALYGAGQNIRDGDERQPTSIYRPTYLVLTAGVSAAFLAGDLFNLFVGFEILLAASFVLLTVGATTERIRAGVAYVMVSMVSSLIFLTGIGLTYAATGTLNLAQLAVRFGAVPEGTRTAIFGVLLVAFGIKAAVFPLSNWLPDSYPTAPAPVTAVFAGLLTKVGVYAIIRTHSLLFPTGGFDAILLTCGLLTMLVGILGAIAQSDIRRLLSFTLVSHIGYMVFGVGLATASGLAGAVFYVAHHILVQTALFLVAGLIERQAGSTSLRRLGGLAAASPLLAVLFLIPALNLGGIPPFSGFIGKVALLQAGAERGSVLAWLLVGGAVLTSLLTLYAVARVWSKAFWRPRADAPEGHLTAAKPPTLIEEATDVHYDERTDPGRMPPLMVLSTAALVAVGLCLTVLAGPILTIADRAAADLRDPGVYIGAVLGGSR, from the coding sequence GTGAGCCTGTCCCCCGGCCTGCTGCCGGTCCTCGCGCCGCTGCCGGTGCTCGTTCCGCTGCTCGGCGCCGCGGCCACGCTCGTCTTCGGCCGCAGGCCCCGCATCCAGAGCGTGGTCATCGTCGGGGCGCTCACCGGTGTGGTGGTGATCTGCGGGCTGCTGCTGTTCCTGGCCGACCGGGACGGCACCACCGCGTTGCAGGTCGGCGATTGGGCGGCGCCGATCGGCATCACGCTGGTGGTGGACCGGCTCTCGGCGGCGATGCTGCTCGTCTCGTCCATCGTGCTGCTGTCGGTCGCCCTCTACGGCGCGGGCCAGAACATTCGCGACGGCGACGAGCGGCAACCCACCTCCATCTACCGGCCGACGTATCTGGTGCTGACCGCGGGTGTTTCGGCCGCTTTCCTGGCCGGTGACCTGTTCAACCTGTTCGTGGGTTTCGAGATCCTGCTCGCCGCGTCGTTCGTGCTCCTCACGGTGGGCGCGACCACCGAACGCATCCGCGCGGGCGTGGCCTACGTGATGGTGTCGATGGTCTCCTCGCTGATCTTCCTCACCGGCATCGGGCTCACCTACGCGGCCACCGGAACGCTGAATCTCGCCCAGCTCGCGGTGCGGTTCGGCGCGGTGCCGGAGGGCACCCGCACGGCGATCTTCGGAGTGCTGCTGGTGGCGTTCGGCATCAAGGCCGCCGTCTTCCCGCTGTCGAACTGGCTGCCCGACTCCTATCCGACCGCCCCGGCCCCGGTCACCGCCGTGTTCGCCGGCCTGCTCACCAAAGTCGGTGTGTACGCGATCATCCGCACGCACTCGCTGCTGTTCCCCACGGGCGGCTTCGACGCGATCCTGCTGACGTGCGGCCTGCTGACCATGCTCGTGGGCATCCTCGGCGCCATCGCGCAGAGCGACATCCGCCGCTTGCTGTCGTTCACCCTGGTCAGCCACATCGGTTACATGGTGTTCGGGGTGGGCTTGGCCACCGCGTCGGGGCTGGCGGGCGCGGTCTTCTACGTGGCGCACCACATCCTGGTGCAGACCGCGCTGTTCCTGGTGGCGGGGCTGATCGAGCGGCAGGCCGGCTCGACCTCGCTGCGCAGGCTGGGCGGGCTCGCCGCGGCCAGTCCGCTGCTGGCGGTGCTGTTCCTCATTCCCGCGCTGAATCTCGGCGGGATACCCCCGTTCTCCGGGTTCATCGGCAAGGTCGCGCTCTTGCAGGCGGGCGCCGAACGCGGCAGCGTGCTGGCCTGGCTGCTGGTCGGGGGCGCGGTGCTCACCAGCCTGCTCACCCTCTACGCGGTCGCCCGGGTATGGAGCAAGGCGTTCTGGCGGCCCCGCGCGGACGCCCCCGAGGGTCATCTCACCGCGGCGAAGCCGCCGACGCTGATCGAGGAGGCGACCGACGTGCACTACGACGAGCGCACCGATCCCGGCCGGATGCCGCCGCTGATGGTGTTGTCCACCGCGGCGCTCGTGGCGGTCGGGCTGTGCCTGACGGTGCTGGCCGGTCCGATCCTGACGATCGCCGACCGAGCCGCGGCCGACCTGCGCGACCCCGGCGTGTACATCGGTGCGGTGCTGGGTGGTTCGCGATGA
- the mnhG gene encoding monovalent cation/H(+) antiporter subunit G, giving the protein MNLWHVLAGSLILLGSALALTAALGIVRFPDTLTRMHAATKPQVTGLILVLAGAAIQLRGHGGVWALALVGLFTLLTAPVIAHLIGRTAYREQRHRDGLLRVNEMRDDDVD; this is encoded by the coding sequence ATGAACCTTTGGCACGTGCTCGCCGGCTCCCTGATCCTGCTCGGCTCTGCGCTGGCGCTGACCGCCGCGCTCGGCATCGTCCGCTTCCCGGACACGCTGACCCGGATGCACGCGGCCACCAAACCGCAGGTCACCGGGTTGATCCTGGTGCTCGCCGGTGCCGCGATCCAGCTGCGCGGGCACGGCGGTGTCTGGGCGCTGGCGCTGGTGGGGCTGTTCACCCTGCTCACCGCCCCGGTGATCGCCCACCTCATCGGCCGCACCGCCTACCGCGAGCAGCGCCACCGGGACGGCCTGTTGCGCGTCAACGAGATGCGCGACGACGACGTCGACTAG
- a CDS encoding glutamate--cysteine ligase: MAGAGIEHVPFEGSPRPTIGVEWEIALVDKVTRDLSNTAAAVFDSLGELRAHDGTPQVTKELLRNTVELVTGVHETVGAAVEDLTGTMNTVRRAADPLGVDLFCAGTHPFAQWSAQQLTRSEHYDELIERTQWWGRQMMIWGVHVHVGVSHRDKVFPILNSLLLSYPHLLALSAGSPMWSGSDTGYASNRTLMFQQLPTAGLPFQFENWTQFEHFVHDEVKTGVFTQLGGMHWDIRPAPKWGTIEVRVCDGISTRTELAALAALIHCLIVDLDHRVENGEDLPTLPPWHVQENKWRAARYGLDAIIITDADSNERLVTDDLDDLLNRLEPTAARLGCADELALVAEIPKRGASYQRQRRVAAASQGDLVAVVDALVEELKQ; the protein is encoded by the coding sequence ATGGCCGGGGCAGGAATCGAGCACGTTCCCTTCGAAGGTTCGCCCCGGCCCACCATCGGGGTCGAATGGGAGATCGCCTTGGTGGACAAGGTGACCCGCGACCTGTCGAATACCGCTGCGGCGGTGTTCGATTCCCTCGGTGAGCTGCGCGCCCACGACGGCACGCCGCAGGTCACCAAGGAGTTGCTGCGTAATACCGTCGAACTCGTCACCGGTGTGCACGAGACCGTCGGCGCGGCGGTGGAGGACCTGACCGGCACCATGAACACGGTGCGGCGCGCGGCCGACCCCTTGGGCGTCGACTTGTTCTGCGCGGGAACCCATCCGTTCGCGCAGTGGTCGGCCCAGCAACTGACCCGGTCGGAGCACTACGACGAGTTGATCGAGCGCACGCAGTGGTGGGGCCGCCAGATGATGATCTGGGGTGTGCACGTGCACGTCGGGGTCTCCCACCGCGACAAGGTGTTTCCGATCCTCAACTCCTTGCTGCTGTCGTATCCGCATCTGCTCGCGCTGTCGGCGGGTTCGCCGATGTGGTCCGGGTCGGATACCGGGTATGCCAGCAACCGGACGCTGATGTTCCAGCAGCTGCCGACCGCGGGCCTGCCGTTCCAGTTCGAGAACTGGACCCAGTTCGAGCATTTCGTGCACGACGAGGTCAAGACGGGCGTGTTCACGCAGCTGGGCGGCATGCACTGGGACATCCGCCCGGCGCCCAAGTGGGGCACCATCGAGGTGCGGGTCTGCGACGGCATCTCCACGCGCACCGAACTGGCGGCGCTGGCCGCCCTCATCCATTGCCTGATCGTCGACCTCGATCACCGCGTCGAGAACGGCGAGGACCTGCCCACCCTGCCGCCGTGGCACGTGCAGGAGAACAAGTGGCGCGCCGCCCGTTACGGGCTGGACGCGATCATCATCACCGACGCCGACAGCAACGAGCGTTTGGTCACCGACGACCTGGACGATCTGCTGAACCGGTTGGAGCCGACGGCGGCGCGCCTGGGCTGCGCGGACGAACTCGCGCTGGTCGCCGAGATCCCCAAGCGCGGGGCGTCCTATCAGCGGCAGCGCCGCGTCGCGGCGGCGTCGCAGGGCGATCTGGTCGCGGTGGTGGACGCGCTGGTCGAGGAGCTGAAGCAGTAG
- a CDS encoding LytR C-terminal domain-containing protein has protein sequence MSYPNPTSGGPPLRALAMVLIALAIVFAGLGAMSLSSSDADTDASGTSDSPTSSATAAPQVPASTTAPKAPTSAAASSAAVTPTTTAAPTTSAAARSVPVRVLNNSMVAGLAAKTAGQLAADGWTIAETGNYPGSNIAKTTVYYGNSAGDKEAAQAIADDLGAAVAPKSDAIGDTGPGVTVIVTGN, from the coding sequence GTGAGCTACCCGAATCCCACCTCCGGTGGGCCACCGTTGCGCGCCCTGGCGATGGTGCTGATCGCGTTGGCCATCGTCTTCGCCGGTCTCGGCGCGATGTCGCTGTCGAGTTCCGACGCCGACACCGACGCCTCGGGAACCAGCGATTCGCCGACCTCCAGCGCGACCGCCGCGCCGCAGGTCCCGGCGAGCACCACCGCGCCCAAGGCGCCGACCTCGGCAGCGGCCTCGTCCGCCGCGGTGACGCCGACCACCACGGCCGCGCCGACCACGTCCGCGGCGGCCCGTTCGGTCCCGGTTCGCGTGCTCAACAACAGTATGGTGGCCGGGCTCGCGGCCAAGACGGCCGGTCAGCTCGCGGCGGACGGGTGGACCATCGCGGAAACGGGCAACTACCCCGGCTCGAATATCGCGAAAACCACTGTCTACTACGGCAATTCGGCTGGCGACAAGGAAGCGGCACAGGCCATCGCGGACGATCTCGGCGCGGCGGTGGCACCCAAATCGGACGCAATCGGGGACACCGGACCGGGTGTAACCGTGATCGTCACGGGTAACTGA
- a CDS encoding Na(+)/H(+) antiporter subunit C: MTANLTLLIVIGVLVACGVYLILERAVSKMLLGLILFGNAVNLLILTAGGGDGAAPIRGAAATAEMADPLAQAMVLTAIVITMGIAAFVLALAYRAYMLTTSDDVANDEEDAEVARRRAGEDPET, from the coding sequence ATGACCGCGAATCTGACCCTGCTGATCGTGATCGGCGTCCTGGTCGCGTGCGGGGTGTATCTGATCCTGGAACGCGCCGTGTCGAAGATGCTGCTCGGGTTGATCCTGTTCGGCAACGCGGTGAACCTGCTGATCCTCACCGCGGGCGGCGGCGACGGCGCGGCACCCATCCGGGGGGCGGCCGCCACCGCGGAGATGGCCGACCCGCTCGCTCAGGCGATGGTGCTCACCGCCATCGTGATCACCATGGGCATCGCGGCCTTCGTGCTCGCGCTGGCCTACCGCGCCTACATGCTCACCACCAGCGACGACGTCGCCAACGACGAAGAGGACGCGGAGGTCGCCCGGCGGCGGGCCGGAGAGGACCCGGAGACGTGA
- a CDS encoding phosphatase PAP2 family protein — translation MLVEYPGSEVGSAVSRRRVPRTRVGVVAAVAAVPVLLIVLQGVALWQGFEGPLESLGRDYIGTPKSMSVPWAGLVLALVGISTRRRLVVVGVAAAIDVVWAGVRLVAGAPFAIGNGPVIVLTGLALVAWLRWSGAERRDALHAAALGALLVLATKVGDVWLHVTVIGRPTVLDEYVILADHALGDPSWVLGRAVDAMGPVVYAVLHWVYIELPVAAIVVAVWQLRRVTSSGRWPSHYLVRTFLVLGLIGPLVYVLFPVVGPMFAFGPDGNGLQLGNYWPGVVPPIDRNPMPLPFDAAVPRNCMPSMHTAWALSVFLHTRRDSDGEPAPGWLRWGGAFWLLATLAATLGFGYHYGVDLVAGAVLCLTVESALRDPERGWGWFRIRLVGSGAVVLAALLLSYRYLAVPMAEYPVLAGTVVLGLLAGLAAAFHATWFAAARPPLRAEREVEPAAR, via the coding sequence ATGCTTGTCGAATACCCGGGTTCCGAAGTAGGAAGTGCGGTATCGCGCCGTCGCGTGCCGCGAACTCGGGTAGGGGTCGTCGCCGCGGTGGCCGCGGTGCCGGTTCTGCTGATCGTGTTGCAGGGCGTCGCCCTCTGGCAGGGATTCGAAGGCCCCCTGGAGAGTTTGGGGCGGGACTACATCGGCACACCCAAATCGATGTCGGTGCCCTGGGCGGGGCTCGTCCTCGCGCTGGTGGGCATCTCGACCCGCCGCAGGCTGGTCGTGGTGGGTGTCGCGGCGGCCATCGACGTGGTGTGGGCGGGCGTCCGCCTAGTGGCGGGAGCGCCGTTCGCGATCGGGAACGGCCCGGTGATCGTGCTGACCGGGCTGGCGCTGGTGGCCTGGCTGCGCTGGTCCGGCGCCGAACGGCGCGACGCGCTGCACGCGGCCGCGCTCGGCGCGCTGCTGGTGCTGGCCACCAAGGTCGGCGACGTCTGGCTGCACGTCACCGTGATCGGCAGGCCGACCGTGCTCGACGAGTACGTGATCCTGGCCGACCACGCGCTGGGCGATCCGTCGTGGGTGCTCGGCCGGGCGGTCGACGCGATGGGACCGGTGGTCTACGCGGTGCTGCACTGGGTCTACATCGAGCTGCCCGTGGCGGCGATCGTCGTCGCGGTGTGGCAGCTGCGCCGAGTGACGTCGTCGGGCCGGTGGCCGTCGCACTACCTGGTGCGGACCTTCCTGGTGCTCGGCTTGATCGGTCCCTTGGTGTACGTGCTCTTTCCGGTGGTGGGGCCGATGTTCGCGTTCGGGCCGGACGGCAACGGGCTGCAACTGGGCAACTACTGGCCCGGGGTGGTGCCGCCGATCGACCGGAACCCGATGCCGCTGCCGTTCGACGCGGCGGTTCCGCGCAACTGCATGCCCTCGATGCACACCGCGTGGGCGCTGTCGGTGTTCCTGCACACCCGCCGCGACAGCGACGGCGAACCCGCCCCGGGCTGGCTGCGCTGGGGCGGCGCGTTCTGGCTGCTGGCCACGCTCGCCGCCACGCTCGGCTTCGGCTACCACTACGGCGTCGACTTGGTGGCGGGCGCGGTGCTGTGCCTCACCGTCGAATCGGCGTTGCGCGACCCGGAGCGCGGCTGGGGATGGTTCCGGATCCGGTTGGTCGGCTCCGGGGCGGTCGTGCTGGCGGCGTTGCTGCTGTCCTACCGCTACCTCGCCGTGCCGATGGCCGAGTACCCGGTACTCGCGGGCACCGTCGTGCTCGGGCTGCTGGCCGGACTGGCGGCGGCGTTCCACGCGACCTGGTTCGCGGCCGCGCGGCCGCCGCTGCGGGCCGAACGGGAGGTCGAGCCCGCCGCGCGCTGA
- a CDS encoding monovalent cation/H+ antiporter complex subunit F has translation MTVVAVLAAVVLTAAGLLTTYRVVLGPSTLDRVVALDSLMAIAASGLAVWAAYSADTTVVPAIVALALVGFLGSAAVSRFRVRDDK, from the coding sequence GTGACCGTCGTCGCCGTGCTCGCCGCCGTCGTCCTGACGGCGGCCGGGCTGCTGACCACCTATCGCGTCGTCCTGGGGCCGAGCACGTTGGACCGGGTCGTCGCCCTCGACTCGCTGATGGCCATCGCGGCTTCGGGACTGGCCGTGTGGGCGGCCTACAGCGCCGACACCACCGTGGTGCCCGCGATCGTCGCGCTGGCGCTGGTCGGATTCCTCGGTTCGGCCGCCGTGTCCCGATTCCGGGTACGGGACGACAAATGA
- the sodC gene encoding superoxide dismutase[Cu-Zn] — MAPSTTRRPSWRTVTPVLAVAVFGLAACSNSQESSDVQGTTPPVWTGSPAPAGRSSTEHGTPHTEEGVNVQLKDPSGASVGTANFAKDGNHLQITVEAHGLRPGFHGLHVHQVGKCEPNSVAPTGGPAGDFLSAGGHLQVGSANAHPASGDLTSLEVRGDGVAKLVTTTDAVTLDDVKGKALIIHADADNFGNIPNRYSRADGVAGPDESTLATGDAGGRVACGVIQ, encoded by the coding sequence ATGGCCCCGTCCACAACTCGACGCCCGTCCTGGCGGACTGTGACCCCGGTGCTCGCGGTCGCGGTGTTCGGCCTCGCCGCCTGCTCGAACAGCCAGGAGTCGAGTGACGTCCAGGGAACCACCCCGCCGGTGTGGACCGGGTCCCCCGCCCCGGCCGGTCGGTCGAGCACCGAGCACGGCACCCCGCACACCGAGGAGGGGGTGAACGTGCAGTTGAAGGACCCCTCGGGCGCGTCGGTCGGCACCGCGAACTTCGCCAAGGACGGCAACCACCTGCAGATCACCGTCGAGGCGCACGGGCTGCGTCCCGGCTTCCACGGCCTGCACGTGCACCAGGTAGGCAAGTGCGAGCCGAACTCCGTCGCGCCGACCGGCGGCCCGGCGGGCGACTTCTTGTCCGCCGGTGGCCATCTGCAGGTCGGCAGCGCCAACGCGCATCCGGCCAGCGGCGATCTGACCTCGCTGGAGGTGCGCGGCGACGGCGTGGCCAAGCTGGTCACCACCACCGACGCGGTGACGCTGGACGACGTCAAGGGCAAGGCCCTGATCATCCACGCCGACGCCGACAACTTCGGCAACATCCCCAACCGTTATTCCCGCGCCGACGGCGTCGCGGGTCCCGATGAGTCGACCCTAGCGACGGGCGACGCGGGTGGCCGTGTCGCCTGTGGCGTGATCCAGTAG
- a CDS encoding Na+/H+ antiporter subunit E: MSVEQTGRGRGHEAVVRVGVLVWLTVVWLALWGDLSVANLLGGLVVAALIMVALPLPRVPVSGRLNPLPLLELVVVSAYYALESSLQVAWFAIRPAPTPVSGVLRVYARTRSDLVLVLWTDVLNLIPGTMVLEIDRRRCVIYVHVLDVGSDAAVDKFFRITRRLERLLIEAFERPTGWPYSRPPAPSEVAE, from the coding sequence ATGAGCGTCGAGCAGACCGGGCGCGGCCGCGGACACGAGGCGGTCGTCCGGGTCGGCGTCCTCGTGTGGCTCACCGTGGTCTGGCTCGCCCTGTGGGGCGATCTGAGCGTCGCGAACCTGCTGGGCGGGCTGGTGGTCGCCGCCCTGATCATGGTGGCGTTGCCGCTGCCACGCGTTCCGGTGTCGGGTCGGCTGAACCCGCTGCCGCTGCTCGAACTGGTCGTGGTGAGCGCCTATTACGCGCTGGAGTCGAGCCTCCAGGTCGCCTGGTTCGCGATCCGGCCCGCTCCCACCCCGGTGTCCGGAGTGCTGCGGGTGTACGCCCGCACGCGGTCGGATCTGGTGCTGGTGCTCTGGACCGATGTGCTCAACCTGATCCCCGGCACGATGGTGCTGGAGATCGACCGCAGGCGCTGCGTCATCTACGTCCACGTCTTGGACGTGGGCAGCGACGCGGCCGTGGACAAGTTCTTCCGGATCACCCGGCGGCTGGAACGCCTGCTGATCGAAGCCTTCGAACGCCCGACCGGATGGCCGTACTCCCGGCCGCCCGCACCCTCGGAGGTGGCGGAGTGA
- a CDS encoding Na+/H+ antiporter subunit A, with translation MLVILLVHAAAALLAPLCVRALGRNAFYLLAAIPLGGLGWVLANWSEPQRVRLAWAPSIALNIELRFDTLAAVLCALVLGIGALVLVYCGRYFDNDEPRLGVFAAELVGFAGAMFGLVTSDNMVLLYVFWEATTVLSFLLIGHNAEQAASRRSAIQALLVTGAGGLAMLAGIVVLGTASGSYLLSDLLSGAHPPNGLAIDVAVALLLVGALTKSAVVPLHFWLPGAMAAPTPVSAYLHAAAMVKAGVYLVARLAPVFAQNPVWHPLVLTLGLASMLLAGLRALQVVDLKLVLAFGTVSQLGFLIVLVGIGTPGAALAGVSLIVAHALFKACLFLVVGIIDHGAGTRDLRRLSGLGRRAPVLCATAVLAALSMAGIPPLLGFVGKESALSAVLDADVLTAPARSAVFAGVVLGSMLTVGYSIRFVWGAFADKRGAPEPAPGTTTVAHHPSEVPIAEDQPEGGDHCRWHPPGALFLASPALLAVASLLAGLAPSWLDARLRPYAETLTGPAPEHLALWHGFTPALATTLLIVAVGVALYRLRTRFVESAHPRLGNADRAYDATLRAMDTLSLRMTGAVQRGSLPLSQAAILVTLIVLPTALLAVGTRTGVTLRWWDSPLQAAIGAIMVVTALAATVLRNRLASVLVVGVTGYGSGVIFALHGAPDLALTQFLVETLTLVIFVLVLRAFPARIEASRATAFKFRRAMLAAGTGAVVAVLAGFAVAARTAEPIWPRIPDAAYEFGGGKNAVNVLLVDLRAWDTLGEISVLVVAATGVASLVFRSRRFGSAPRAADSPDYDPELVSWLPAGRLVDRAERSMVLQITTRLVFPTIMLLSVYFFFSGHNAPGGGFAGGLTAGLALTLRYLAGGRYELGEALPVDAGHVLGAGLTLAAGTAVSSLLLGAPPLSSAIIEVSLPVVGHVKVVTALLFDLGVYLIVVGLVLDVLRSLGARLDSELADAEPPARKGGSRA, from the coding sequence TTGCTCGTAATCCTGCTCGTCCATGCCGCGGCCGCCTTGCTGGCTCCGCTGTGTGTGCGGGCACTGGGGCGCAACGCTTTCTACCTGCTGGCCGCGATCCCGCTCGGCGGCCTGGGGTGGGTCCTCGCGAATTGGTCCGAGCCACAGCGTGTCCGGCTGGCCTGGGCGCCGAGCATCGCACTGAATATCGAACTGCGTTTCGACACGCTCGCGGCCGTCCTGTGCGCGCTCGTGCTCGGCATCGGAGCGCTGGTTCTGGTCTACTGCGGCAGGTATTTCGACAACGACGAGCCACGGCTCGGGGTGTTCGCCGCCGAGCTGGTCGGCTTCGCCGGGGCCATGTTCGGGCTGGTCACCAGCGACAACATGGTGCTGCTCTATGTGTTCTGGGAAGCGACGACAGTGCTGTCGTTCCTGCTCATCGGGCACAACGCCGAGCAGGCGGCCAGTCGAAGGTCCGCGATTCAAGCCCTGCTGGTGACCGGGGCGGGCGGATTGGCGATGCTGGCCGGCATCGTCGTGCTCGGCACCGCGAGCGGCAGCTATCTGCTCTCGGATCTGCTGTCCGGGGCGCATCCACCGAACGGGCTCGCGATCGACGTCGCGGTGGCGCTGTTACTGGTCGGCGCGCTCACCAAGTCAGCCGTGGTGCCTTTGCATTTCTGGCTGCCCGGCGCGATGGCCGCGCCGACGCCGGTGAGCGCGTACCTGCACGCGGCGGCGATGGTGAAGGCGGGTGTGTACCTGGTCGCCCGCCTGGCGCCGGTGTTCGCGCAGAATCCGGTGTGGCACCCGCTCGTGCTCACCCTCGGCCTGGCTTCGATGCTGCTGGCCGGGCTGCGGGCGCTACAGGTCGTGGACCTGAAGCTGGTGCTGGCCTTCGGCACGGTGAGCCAGCTGGGGTTCCTGATCGTGCTCGTCGGCATCGGCACGCCCGGCGCCGCGCTGGCCGGGGTGTCGTTGATCGTCGCGCACGCGCTGTTCAAGGCGTGCCTGTTCCTGGTGGTCGGGATCATCGATCACGGTGCGGGCACGCGGGATCTACGCCGGTTGTCCGGTCTCGGCCGCCGGGCTCCCGTGCTGTGCGCCACCGCGGTGCTCGCCGCGCTCAGCATGGCGGGGATCCCGCCGCTGCTCGGCTTCGTCGGCAAGGAGAGCGCGCTGAGCGCCGTGCTGGACGCCGACGTGCTCACCGCCCCCGCACGCAGCGCGGTATTCGCCGGCGTGGTGCTCGGTTCGATGCTGACCGTCGGCTACAGCATCCGATTCGTCTGGGGCGCCTTCGCCGACAAGCGCGGTGCGCCGGAGCCCGCCCCCGGCACCACCACCGTCGCTCACCACCCGAGCGAAGTACCGATCGCCGAGGACCAGCCGGAAGGCGGGGACCATTGCCGCTGGCACCCGCCGGGCGCGCTGTTCCTGGCGTCACCGGCGCTCCTCGCCGTCGCGAGTCTCCTCGCCGGTCTCGCGCCGTCGTGGCTGGACGCCCGGTTGCGTCCCTACGCCGAAACGCTGACCGGCCCCGCGCCCGAGCATCTGGCGCTGTGGCACGGATTCACCCCCGCATTGGCGACGACGCTGCTGATCGTCGCCGTAGGTGTCGCGCTGTACCGGCTGCGCACCCGCTTCGTCGAATCGGCGCACCCGCGCCTGGGCAACGCCGACCGCGCCTACGACGCCACGCTGCGCGCGATGGACACCCTCTCGCTGCGAATGACCGGCGCCGTACAGCGCGGGTCGCTGCCGCTGAGTCAGGCCGCGATCCTGGTCACGCTGATCGTCCTGCCGACCGCCCTGCTCGCCGTCGGCACCCGCACCGGCGTGACGCTGCGGTGGTGGGATTCGCCCCTGCAAGCGGCCATCGGCGCGATCATGGTGGTGACCGCGCTCGCGGCGACGGTGCTGCGCAACCGATTGGCGAGCGTGCTGGTCGTCGGCGTGACCGGTTACGGCAGTGGCGTGATCTTCGCGCTGCACGGCGCGCCCGACCTCGCGCTGACCCAATTCCTGGTGGAGACGCTGACGCTGGTGATCTTCGTTCTGGTCCTGCGCGCCTTTCCCGCGCGGATCGAGGCCAGCCGCGCGACCGCGTTCAAGTTCCGCAGGGCGATGCTGGCCGCGGGGACCGGAGCGGTGGTCGCGGTTCTGGCCGGTTTCGCCGTCGCCGCCCGCACCGCCGAACCCATCTGGCCCCGGATTCCCGACGCGGCTTACGAATTCGGCGGCGGGAAGAACGCCGTGAACGTCCTGCTGGTCGACCTACGGGCCTGGGACACCCTCGGTGAGATCTCGGTGCTCGTCGTCGCCGCCACCGGCGTCGCGTCCTTGGTGTTCCGCAGCAGGCGTTTCGGCAGCGCGCCGCGCGCGGCGGACTCTCCCGACTACGACCCGGAACTGGTGAGCTGGCTGCCCGCGGGCCGGTTGGTCGACCGGGCCGAACGGTCGATGGTCCTGCAGATCACCACCCGGCTGGTGTTCCCGACCATCATGCTGCTGTCGGTCTACTTCTTCTTCTCCGGGCACAACGCGCCGGGCGGCGGGTTCGCGGGCGGGCTCACCGCGGGGCTCGCGCTGACCCTGCGGTATCTCGCGGGCGGGCGCTACGAACTGGGCGAGGCGCTGCCCGTCGACGCGGGGCATGTCCTCGGTGCGGGCCTCACCTTGGCAGCGGGCACCGCGGTCTCCTCGCTGCTGCTCGGCGCGCCGCCGCTGTCCTCGGCGATCATCGAGGTTTCGCTGCCGGTGGTCGGCCACGTCAAGGTGGTCACCGCGCTGCTGTTCGATCTCGGCGTCTATCTGATCGTGGTCGGCCTGGTGCTGGACGTGCTGCGCAGTCTCGGCGCGCGGCTGGACAGCGAGCTGGCCGACGCCGAGCCCCCGGCGAGGAAAGGCGGTTCCCGCGCATGA